A window of the Lactuca sativa cultivar Salinas chromosome 5, Lsat_Salinas_v11, whole genome shotgun sequence genome harbors these coding sequences:
- the LOC111915171 gene encoding annexin Gh1 codes for MATLKVPSTVPSPSEDCEQLRKAFAGWGTNEALIIEILAHRNGAQRKKIQETYFETYGEHLLKDLDSELSSDFQRVVLLWTLDPAQRDAYLANEATKKLTASNWVLMEIACTRSSHHLLAVRNAYHAKYKKSIEEDVAHHTSGDFRKLLVPLVSAFRYEGDEVNMTLAKSEAKIVHQKICDKAYTDDELIRILTTRSKAQLNATCNQYNNQFGNAITKDLKADPEDEYLKFLRSTIKCLTVPEKYYEKVLRLAINKLGTDELALTRVVVTRAEVDLQRIAEEYQRRNSVPLDRAIAGDTSGDYKKMLLALMGHGDA; via the exons ATGGCGACACTTAAGGTACCATCAACCGTCCCTTCTCCTTCCGAGGACTGTGAGCAACTCCGGAAAGCATTTGCAG gttGGGGAACAAACGAGGCATTGATCATTGAGATTCTAGCTCATAGAAATGGAGCTCAACGCAAAAAGATTCAAGAAACATATTTTGAAACATATGGCGAACATCTCCTCAAAGATTTGGACTCTGAGCTTTCAAGCGATTTTCAA AGAGTGGTGTTGTTGTGGACATTGGATCCAGCTCAGCGCGATGCTTATTTGGCAAATGAAGCAACAAAGAAACTAACCGCCAGCAATTGGGTTCTGATGGAAATTGCTTGCACTAGATCTTCACATCATCTGCTTGCTGTGAGGAATGCATATCATGCTAAATACAAGAAATCAATTGAAGAAGATGTTGCACATCACACATCTGGCGATTTCCGAAAG CTTTTAGTTCCGCTTGTGAGTGCTTTTCGATACGAGGGAGATGAGGTGAACATGACTCTAGCTAAATCGGAGGCTAAAATTGTCCATCAAAAGATATGCGACAAAGCTTACACTGACGATGAGCTGATCAGGATTCTCACAACAAGGAGTAAAGCTCAACTCAACGCAACATGTAACCAGTACAACAATCAATTCGGCAACGCCATAAccaag GACTTAAAAGCAGATCCTGAAGACGAATATCTAAAATTTCTAAGGTCAACAATCAAATGTTTGACCGTTCCTGAAAAGTATTACGAAAAGGTTCTCCGTCTGGCAATCAACAAACTTGGGACAGACGAATTGGCTCTCACGCGCGTTGTCGTCACACGCGCTGAAGTTGATTTACAGCGTATCGCTGAGGAATACCAAAGAAGGAACAGTGTCCCTTTGGATCGTGCAATTGCTGGAGACACATCTGGGGACTATAAAAAAATGCTTCTTGCTTTGATGGGTCATGGTGATGCTTGA
- the LOC111915155 gene encoding uncharacterized protein LOC111915155, translating to MTGDTPPGGSGTNTNPSSDPNSPFYIHPTDYPRQVPVNENLGDNNYADRSREIKDFLLAKNRAGFIDGTIEKPNEGTTEYRAWQQNDALIKGWLITAMKKDIMNSVKYATTAKEIWDDL from the coding sequence ATGACGGGAGACACTCCACCGGGTGGCTCCGGTACCAACACCAACCCGTCATCAGATCCAAACTCACCATTTTACATCCATCCCACTGATTATCCACGACAAGTGCCGGTTAATGAAAATCTTGGTGACAACAATTATGCTGACCGGTCCAGGGAGATAAAAGATTTTCTCCTAGCAAAGAATAGGGCTGGTTTTATTGATGGAACCATTGAAAAGCCGAATGAAGGAACGACTGAGTACAGGGCCTGGCAACAAAATGACGCTTTGATAAAGGGATGGCTTATTACAGCCATGAAAAAGGATATCATGAATAGTGTAAAATACGCTACCACCgccaaggagatttgggatgatTTGTAA